GCGGGCATCAGAACGGTCTCAAAATCATCCTGATTTATCCGGCGGAAACCATGAACAGCGCGGCAGCCAATGCACTGTTGAAAAAACTCGAGGAGCCACCGGAGCAGGTATTGTTTCTGCTGGTGACGCATCAAGCGCAGCGTTTGTTGCCGACCATCCGCAGCCGCTGCCAGCAAATCGCGATGCCGCTACCGGATGCGGCGGCAGCGCTAGCTTGGTTAAAACAGCAGGAAGTCAGCGACCCTGAAGCCAGTCTGGCGGCCGCCGGTTTTTCTCCGTTAACCGCGCTGCTGCTGGCTAAAGGAGAAAATGCAGCGCAATACGGGCAATTCATCGAGCAAATCGGCCATCCCAGCCGGTTGGATCCGCTGTCCCTGGCGGAAGCTTTGCAACAAACCAATCTATCCATCGTCGTCAATTGGCTGCAAAAATGGTGTTACGACCTGGTCAGCTATCGCACCAGCGGAAAAATCCGCTACTACGTGAAACAGTTACCGGCCATCCAGGCGCTCAGCCAGCACATGGATTTGCCCGGGTGTGTGGCCTTCACCCGGGGGCTTAACGCCAAGCAGCAGTTATCGCATCATCCGCTGAATCCGCGCTTGTTTCTGGAAGAGATGTTCATCGCGTATGCCGCCATGATGACGCGGAAATAATCACAGCTTATTTCTTTTCATACGTTTCATCGGCTTTCAGCACTTTCAGCGCCGCACTTGCACAGACTTCATCGAACTCAATGCCCGGCGCGCCGCCGACACCGATGCCACCGACCACTTCACCGCCAATCTTGATCGGGAAGCCGCCGCCCAATAACAAAATATTCTCGTTCAAGCGCGTCAAACTTTGCAACTCCGGCTTTTGCGCGACCAGCACGGCGTATTTGTGCGTCGAATCGCGCAAGCTGTTGGCGGTGTAGGCCTTGCGGCGGCTGCTATCCAACGTGTGCGGCCCGGCGCCGTCGGCTTTCAATTGCACCTTGAGCAAGCCGGATTGATCGACAATCGCCACGCTGACTTTGAAGCCATCGTCGTGACATTTTTTGATTGCCGCCATCGCCGCCTGGGTTGATAATTCCAGCGGTAAAACCTTTTGTGTGGGGAAATCCTGCGCGAAAGACAAGGTGGATAATAAGCACAGCGATAGCGCTGAAACACTGACTGCAACTTGTTTAAGTGTGTTGGTCATGATCAAGTCCTTTGGGTCAATTATTAGGGATGTATTGAGGCACGCAGTGAGATTATCACTGCTTTCAAGTAAAGGAGGCAACATGATTACAAAAACGATCGATTATCAGGATGGCAGCACACCACTCGAAGGCTATCTGGCGTATCACGAAACCGGCGCGCCGAAACCTGCTGTACTGGTGGCGCACGACTGGAGCGGGCGGCGCGAGCTGGCGTGTAAGGGCGCTGAAAGAATCGCCGATATGGGTTACGCCGGTTTTGCGCTGGATATGTACGGCAAAGGCATCTTCGGTGCGGATGGCGACGCGGACAGAAACGGCGCGTTGATGGCGCCGTTTGCGCAAGACCGGGCATTGCTGCGCCGCAGAATCAACGCCGCGCTGCACGCCGTGCGGCAACTGCCCCAAGTGGACGCATCAAGAGTTGCGGCAATGGGTTACTGCTTCGGCGGTCTATGCGTGCTGGAACTGGCACGCTCCGGCGCGGATGTCAAAGGCGTGATCAGCATCCACGGTATCTTCGCGCCGGGCAATGTTCCCAACGAAACCATCATCGCCAAAATACTCTGCCTGCACGGCCACGACGACCCGATGGTGCCGCCCGAACAAGTGCTAGCGTTTGAGACCGAAATGACCCGCGCCAACGCCGATTGGCAAGTGCACGTCTACGGCGGAACGATGCACGCCTTCACCAACCCGAAAGCTAATAATCCTGGCTTTGGCACGGTGTACAAGGAAGTGGCGGCGAGTCGGGCTTATCGATCGATTGCGGATTTTTTAGTCGAGGTCTTGGTATAGATAATTTTTTCTTGGTTTATTGATACTATTGGCATTAATTGTGGGAAAAATATCGTCTACTAGATAAATTTATAGCAGATGATTCTTTATGATATAAGCGATAGGATTTAGCAGAGGTGTCTACTTTGAATAGACAATTTAATAAACGGTAGTAAAGTGATTACTGAAAATATGAATTCTGATAAAGAAGAAATCGAAGGTCTTGGTAATGATGAAGATGCCTCTTTGGGTGATTACCCAATCGACACACTACTAATTCGAAATGAACCACGAACAGTTCATGATGTATTACGTCGAATTAAATCGGGTGGTTATGTTATGGACCCAGACTTTCAACGTGATTTTATCTGGTCGGAAGATAAACAAAGTAAGCTGATCGAATCTGTGTTGATGAGAATACCGTTACCTGTATTCTATTTAGGCGAGGACGATCACGGCAGAATGATTGTTGTTGATGGTTTGCAAAGGCTTTCAACTTTTGATCGTTTTGTAAATAACGAACTTCGATTAAAGCTTCCACAACAAACTGAATTAGATAATAAGTTCTTTAAAAATCTTTCTCCTAAGCTTCAGAACCGAGTCGAAGATTGTAATTTAATTCTTTACATTATTGATGCCAAGGTGCCTGATCGAGCAAGGTTAGATATCTTTGAACGCGTAAATAGTGGTGTGCCATTGACCAGACAACAAATGCGTAACTGTTTGTATGACGGGAAAGCCACTAAATTTCTGAAAGAAGAAGCTAAAAAAGATCTTTTCATAAAAGCAACAGGAGACAGTCTTTCAGCCAAAACTATGCGAGATAAAGAATTTGTTAATCGCTTTTGTGCATTCCGAATATTGCCACTTAATGCATATAAGGGTGATATGGACGAATGGCTCGCTATGGCATTAAAAGAAATGAATAAATTTGATGAGGCATCGTTATTCAAGCTCTCCAATGAATTTCAAAATTCTCTACAAAACAATTTTATGCTTTTTAATGAGCATGCTTTCCGCAAGCATATACCTGGACAAGTCAAACGGGGGATCCTAAATGCTTCACTTTGGGATGTTATGATCACAGGATTGGCTCAATATACCAATGATCAAGTAAGGCGATATGCGGATGATCTTAAATCCTATTTTTATATCTTACTTGAGGATGATGCTTTTGTTTCTTCCATTACTTATGGCCCAAACAGCACTAGTAATGTGAAGTTTCGTTTTGAAGCAACTCAAAAAATGTTTAAGGAGGTGTTTGGTGCTAACGCGTCTTGATCTTCGTTACTTCAAATGTTTTGAGTTACTTCGATTACCTCTCGGACATCTAACACTTTTATCAGGAACTAACGCATCGGGCAAATCATCAGTATTACAAGCTTTAGTCTTACTTCATCAGACAATGCGTGAACACGAGTGGTCTACACGATTGATGTTAAACGGGGAAGCTATAAAATTAGGCACGGTTTCAGATGTTGTTGATAAACTTCATGGCAGAAAAAGCCTTAGTATTGGTGTAATAGACCATCACAAAA
The DNA window shown above is from Nitrosomonas sp. Is35 and carries:
- the holB gene encoding DNA polymerase III subunit delta', which gives rise to MSDIYSWQHDIWQKLTHSRQFQGHALLLKGKKGTGKYEFARQLAKSLLCTAPATGQKACGACLSCGWFEQASHPNFYQVMPEALLANSDSSAEKEDSEEKSGGAAPKKSASQQIGVEQIRKLTDFVYMSGHQNGLKIILIYPAETMNSAAANALLKKLEEPPEQVLFLLVTHQAQRLLPTIRSRCQQIAMPLPDAAAALAWLKQQEVSDPEASLAAAGFSPLTALLLAKGENAAQYGQFIEQIGHPSRLDPLSLAEALQQTNLSIVVNWLQKWCYDLVSYRTSGKIRYYVKQLPAIQALSQHMDLPGCVAFTRGLNAKQQLSHHPLNPRLFLEEMFIAYAAMMTRK
- a CDS encoding GlcG/HbpS family heme-binding protein, with translation MTNTLKQVAVSVSALSLCLLSTLSFAQDFPTQKVLPLELSTQAAMAAIKKCHDDGFKVSVAIVDQSGLLKVQLKADGAGPHTLDSSRRKAYTANSLRDSTHKYAVLVAQKPELQSLTRLNENILLLGGGFPIKIGGEVVGGIGVGGAPGIEFDEVCASAALKVLKADETYEKK
- a CDS encoding dienelactone hydrolase family protein, with the protein product MITKTIDYQDGSTPLEGYLAYHETGAPKPAVLVAHDWSGRRELACKGAERIADMGYAGFALDMYGKGIFGADGDADRNGALMAPFAQDRALLRRRINAALHAVRQLPQVDASRVAAMGYCFGGLCVLELARSGADVKGVISIHGIFAPGNVPNETIIAKILCLHGHDDPMVPPEQVLAFETEMTRANADWQVHVYGGTMHAFTNPKANNPGFGTVYKEVAASRAYRSIADFLVEVLV
- a CDS encoding DUF262 domain-containing protein, which produces MITENMNSDKEEIEGLGNDEDASLGDYPIDTLLIRNEPRTVHDVLRRIKSGGYVMDPDFQRDFIWSEDKQSKLIESVLMRIPLPVFYLGEDDHGRMIVVDGLQRLSTFDRFVNNELRLKLPQQTELDNKFFKNLSPKLQNRVEDCNLILYIIDAKVPDRARLDIFERVNSGVPLTRQQMRNCLYDGKATKFLKEEAKKDLFIKATGDSLSAKTMRDKEFVNRFCAFRILPLNAYKGDMDEWLAMALKEMNKFDEASLFKLSNEFQNSLQNNFMLFNEHAFRKHIPGQVKRGILNASLWDVMITGLAQYTNDQVRRYADDLKSYFYILLEDDAFVSSITYGPNSTSNVKFRFEATQKMFKEVFGANAS